The following proteins come from a genomic window of Paucimonas lemoignei:
- the envZ_2 gene encoding sensor histidine kinase has protein sequence MLLLTLLAVFLAQALSSVIWLSQLRATQMEGLITSARSLAYSMAASVSYFRSLPLAYRPLVLDQLRSMGGTRFVVSLNDRPLDMQVLDATPRKQAVLTVVDEVLRQHLGADPAIAVWFVRPEDLRIFNSGLKLDELPRSWAHYALSLEPVNPPVLVTQIELAEGEWLYIASLLPEPYTTLEEQDLPLQQVWFILLTSGFLLLFIGLLVHWQSRPLKRLARAARDMSLGADVEPDVEGGASEVVEVSRAFNAMRTRISRYLTERGQLFSAISHDLRTPITRLRLRVELLEDEALQAKFTRDLDELELLVKGALQCVKDTDIHENIEAVDLNHVLDCLVEPYLLPTGNGNATQQGKALAPYQGKPLALKRCIGNLIDNALKYGTKAHLKIEDNPHAFVLHVDDEGPGVPEQRLERVFEPHFRLAGNQQQGYGLGLGIARNIAHSHGGEVSLQNLRGGGLRVTLFLPRTAD, from the coding sequence ATGCTGCTGCTGACGCTGTTGGCAGTGTTCCTCGCTCAGGCGCTGTCCAGCGTCATCTGGCTGTCGCAGTTGCGGGCCACACAGATGGAAGGGTTGATCACCAGCGCCCGCAGCCTGGCTTATTCCATGGCGGCGAGTGTCAGCTACTTTCGCTCCCTGCCACTGGCCTATCGGCCGCTGGTGCTGGACCAGCTACGCAGCATGGGCGGCACGCGTTTTGTGGTGTCGCTCAATGACCGCCCGCTGGACATGCAAGTGCTGGATGCTACTCCGCGCAAGCAAGCGGTGCTCACGGTTGTCGACGAGGTTCTGCGCCAGCATCTGGGCGCCGACCCGGCCATCGCCGTGTGGTTTGTGCGCCCCGAAGACCTGCGCATCTTCAACAGCGGCCTGAAACTCGACGAGCTGCCGCGTTCCTGGGCGCATTACGCGCTAAGCCTTGAGCCGGTGAACCCGCCGGTATTGGTCACCCAGATCGAGTTGGCAGAGGGGGAGTGGTTATACATCGCGTCGCTGCTGCCTGAGCCTTACACCACCCTTGAAGAGCAGGATCTACCGCTGCAGCAGGTGTGGTTCATCCTGCTCACCAGCGGTTTTCTGTTGTTGTTCATCGGCCTGCTGGTGCATTGGCAGAGTCGCCCCCTCAAGCGTCTGGCCAGGGCTGCGCGGGACATGTCGCTGGGGGCCGATGTCGAGCCTGACGTTGAAGGCGGAGCCAGCGAAGTGGTGGAGGTCAGCCGCGCGTTCAACGCCATGCGCACGCGTATCAGCCGCTACCTGACTGAGCGGGGTCAGTTGTTCAGTGCGATATCCCACGATCTGCGCACCCCGATCACGCGCTTGCGCCTGCGCGTCGAGCTGCTTGAGGACGAGGCCTTGCAAGCCAAATTCACCCGTGATCTGGATGAGCTGGAGCTGCTGGTCAAAGGCGCCTTGCAATGCGTCAAAGACACCGATATCCACGAGAACATCGAGGCGGTGGACCTTAATCATGTGCTGGATTGCCTGGTGGAGCCGTATCTGTTGCCAACCGGCAATGGCAATGCCACGCAGCAGGGCAAGGCACTGGCGCCCTATCAAGGCAAGCCGCTGGCGCTCAAGCGTTGTATCGGCAACCTGATCGACAACGCCCTCAAGTACGGCACCAAAGCCCACCTTAAAATCGAAGACAACCCCCATGCCTTCGTCCTGCATGTCGACGACGAAGGGCCGGGCGTGCCAGAGCAGCGCCTGGAAAGGGTGTTCGAGCCGCACTTCCGGCTGGCGGGCAATCAGCAGCAAGGCTACGGCCTCGGGCTGGGCATCGCCCGCAACATCGCCCACAGCCATGGGGGGGAGGTCAGCTTGCAGAACCTGCGTGGGGGTGGGTTGCGTGTGACGCTGTTTTTGCCGCGTACAGCCGATTGA
- the sigM gene encoding sigma-70 region 2: MGRADVESPQAITAPQIDEATIKHLTKAVDDKHYHPLLFRSSTPLVSQSRLNEVFVSHRPVLLRTLQRMVSNHCTAEDLLQETYLRVTRALSSRAIDHLEPFIFQTARNLALDHLRARRVRERTLVQDAAPAELENVIAPHASLEDSTHANRLLEGLSKSLATLTPRQQQIFSLSRLNGESYLEIANQLGVSASTVQKELKLIMAICVGVATKLDHL; this comes from the coding sequence ATGGGCCGGGCAGACGTAGAATCGCCACAGGCGATCACCGCGCCCCAGATTGATGAAGCCACAATCAAACACTTGACCAAAGCGGTAGATGATAAGCATTATCATCCGCTGCTTTTTCGGTCGAGTACTCCCCTTGTGAGTCAGTCGCGTCTAAACGAAGTTTTTGTGTCTCACAGGCCGGTTCTATTGCGCACGTTGCAGCGCATGGTGAGCAATCACTGCACCGCTGAGGATTTGCTGCAGGAAACCTACCTTCGGGTCACTCGCGCGCTGAGCAGCCGCGCCATCGATCACCTGGAACCCTTTATCTTCCAGACCGCCCGCAACCTGGCGCTGGACCATTTGCGTGCGCGTCGGGTTCGTGAGCGCACGCTGGTGCAAGACGCCGCGCCTGCGGAGCTGGAAAACGTCATCGCGCCCCACGCCAGCCTCGAAGACTCGACTCACGCCAACCGCCTGCTCGAAGGCCTGAGTAAAAGCCTGGCGACCCTGACGCCCCGCCAACAGCAGATTTTCAGCCTCAGCCGCCTCAACGGCGAAAGCTATCTGGAGATCGCCAACCAGTTGGGGGTCTCCGCCAGCACGGTGCAAAAGGAGCTGAAACTGATCATGGCGATCTGCGTCGGAGTTGCAACAAAACTTGACCACCTTTAG
- the ompR_3 gene encoding response regulator receiver:transcriptional regulatory protein, C-terminal, with amino-acid sequence MSTVSKSILLVDDDQEIRELLHTYLSRSGFQVRTVGDGAEFRQAFNEEPSDLLILDVMLPDEDGFSLCRYVRQHARYPHVPIIMLTASSDEADRVIGLELGADDYLGKPFSPRELLARIKALLRRAQFGQERSGGDVWTFDEWRLDMVSHRLFHRDGEEVILSGADFALLKLFLDNPQQILDRDTIGNATRGRELMPLERIVDMAVSRLRQRLRDTGKSPRLIRTVRGSGYLLAANVMTQVSNGY; translated from the coding sequence GTGAGCACAGTCAGTAAATCGATCCTGCTGGTCGATGATGACCAGGAGATCCGTGAGTTACTGCACACCTACCTGAGCCGCTCCGGGTTTCAGGTGCGCACCGTCGGCGACGGTGCAGAGTTTCGACAGGCGTTCAATGAAGAGCCCAGCGACCTGCTTATCCTCGACGTCATGCTGCCCGACGAAGACGGCTTCAGTCTGTGTCGCTACGTGCGCCAACACGCACGCTACCCCCATGTGCCGATCATCATGCTGACGGCCAGCTCCGACGAGGCTGACCGGGTCATTGGCCTGGAGCTGGGCGCGGACGATTACCTCGGCAAACCCTTCAGCCCCCGTGAACTGCTGGCCCGGATCAAGGCCCTGTTGCGCCGCGCGCAGTTCGGTCAGGAGCGCAGTGGCGGTGATGTGTGGACGTTTGACGAGTGGCGGCTGGACATGGTCAGCCACCGGCTGTTCCATCGCGATGGCGAGGAAGTGATTCTGTCTGGGGCTGACTTTGCCTTGCTCAAGCTTTTTCTCGACAACCCGCAGCAGATCCTCGATCGCGACACTATCGGCAATGCCACCCGAGGTCGGGAGCTGATGCCTCTGGAGCGTATTGTCGACATGGCGGTCAGTCGCCTGCGTCAGCGCTTGCGCGACACCGGCAAGTCGCCGCGCCTGATCCGCACCGTACGCGGCAGTGGTTACCTGCTGGCGGCTAATGTAATGACCCAAGTCAGCAATGGTTACTGA
- the glk gene encoding glucokinase, whose translation MKLALVGDIGGTNARFAIWEDDKLHSIRVFPTIDYASPEKAVEVYMQDLELQRGDIGLVCLAVAGPVDGDEFHFTNSNWRLSKSAFCANLKVDELLLINDFSAMALGMTRLGDDEYLTICHGIGEADRPRVVIGPGTGLGIGTLLSVGVNHWMALPGEGGHADLPIGNAREAMLWMRMMADIEHVSAETVLSGAGLLRLYQVSCALDDVEPVHKSPAAITSAAEAGEPVAAAVLEQFCVFLGRVAGNNVLTVGGRGGVYIVGGVVPRFVDFFMNSGFRRAFGEKGVMSDYFKGIPVWLVTAEYPGLMGAGVALQQAFGEEREIEI comes from the coding sequence GTGAAGTTGGCCCTGGTCGGTGATATTGGCGGTACCAATGCACGTTTTGCCATTTGGGAAGACGACAAACTGCATTCAATCCGGGTATTCCCGACTATCGATTACGCCAGTCCGGAAAAGGCCGTCGAGGTCTACATGCAGGACCTCGAATTGCAGCGCGGCGATATCGGGCTGGTTTGCCTCGCCGTGGCGGGCCCGGTGGACGGCGATGAATTCCATTTCACCAACAGTAACTGGCGGCTCAGCAAGTCGGCGTTCTGCGCCAACCTGAAAGTCGACGAGTTGTTGTTGATCAACGATTTCAGCGCCATGGCGCTGGGCATGACGCGCCTGGGTGATGATGAGTACCTGACCATTTGCCACGGCATCGGTGAAGCGGACCGGCCGCGTGTGGTAATCGGCCCAGGGACCGGACTGGGCATTGGTACCTTGCTCAGCGTCGGTGTTAACCACTGGATGGCCTTGCCGGGTGAGGGCGGGCATGCAGACTTGCCGATCGGCAATGCCCGGGAAGCCATGCTGTGGATGCGCATGATGGCTGACATCGAACATGTCAGTGCCGAAACCGTACTCAGTGGCGCAGGGCTGTTGCGGCTGTATCAGGTCAGCTGTGCGCTCGACGACGTCGAGCCGGTGCACAAATCTCCGGCGGCCATTACTTCGGCAGCCGAGGCTGGCGAGCCGGTGGCGGCAGCGGTGCTGGAGCAATTCTGTGTCTTTCTGGGGCGAGTGGCAGGCAACAACGTCCTCACTGTCGGCGGGCGCGGCGGTGTATACATCGTGGGCGGCGTGGTGCCACGCTTTGTCGACTTCTTCATGAACAGCGGCTTCAGGCGCGCGTTCGGTGAAAAGGGCGTGATGAGCGATTACTTCAAAGGCATTCCGGTCTGGCTGGTGACGGCTGAGTACCCGGGGCTGATGGGCGCAGGTGTGGCGTTGCAGCAGGCGTTTGGTGAAGAGCGGGAAATAGAGATTTAA
- the ilvD_1 gene encoding phosphogluconate dehydratase, which translates to MHPRILEVTERLIARSRETRERYLQLIRGAASDGPMRGKLQCANFAHGVAACGPEDKNSLRMMNAANVAIISSYNDMLSAHQPYEHFPNQIKQALRDIGSVGQFAGGVPAMCDGVTQGEPGMELGIASREIIAMSTAIALSHNMFDAALMLGICDKIVPGLMMGSLRFGHLPTIFIPGGPMVSGISNKEKADVRQRYAEGKATREELLDSEMKSYHGPGTCTFYGTANTNQLLMEVMGLHLPGSSFINPYTPLRDALTVEAAQQVTRMTKQSGNFMPIGEIVDERALVNSIVALHATGGSTNHTLHMPAIAQAAGIQLTWQDMADLSEVVPTLTHVYPNGKADINHFQAAGGMSFLIRELLEAGYLHEDVNTVMGRGLSRYTQEPFLEDGKLVWREGPIESLDENILRPVANPFSLEGGLRVMEGNLGRGVMKVSAVALEHQVVQAPAKVFQDQQDLADAFKAGELECDFVAVMRFQGPRSNGMPELHKMTPFLGVLQDRGFKVALVTDGRMSGASGKIPAAIHVCPEAFDGGPLALVRDGDIIRVDGVKGTLQVLVEPAELAAREPAIGHLDNGVGCGRELFGFMRMAFSSAEQGASAFTSNLETLK; encoded by the coding sequence ATGCATCCCCGCATTCTTGAGGTAACCGAACGGCTGATAGCCCGCAGTCGCGAAACACGTGAGCGCTATCTTCAACTGATTCGAGGCGCCGCGAGCGACGGCCCGATGCGTGGCAAACTGCAATGCGCCAATTTCGCCCACGGCGTCGCGGCTTGTGGCCCGGAAGACAAAAACAGCCTGCGCATGATGAACGCCGCCAACGTGGCGATCATTTCTTCCTACAACGACATGCTCTCGGCGCATCAGCCCTACGAGCACTTCCCGAATCAGATCAAACAGGCTTTACGTGACATTGGTTCGGTCGGTCAGTTTGCCGGTGGCGTGCCCGCCATGTGCGACGGCGTGACCCAGGGCGAACCGGGCATGGAGCTGGGCATCGCCAGCCGCGAAATCATCGCCATGTCCACGGCTATCGCTTTGTCCCACAACATGTTCGATGCTGCCCTGATGCTGGGGATCTGCGACAAGATCGTGCCGGGCCTGATGATGGGTTCGCTGCGCTTCGGCCACCTGCCGACGATTTTCATCCCCGGCGGGCCGATGGTGTCGGGCATTTCCAACAAGGAAAAAGCCGACGTCCGCCAGCGTTATGCCGAAGGCAAGGCGACTCGCGAGGAGCTGCTGGATTCGGAAATGAAGTCCTACCACGGCCCCGGCACCTGCACCTTCTACGGCACGGCCAACACCAATCAGCTGCTGATGGAAGTGATGGGGCTGCACTTGCCCGGCTCGTCATTCATCAACCCTTACACCCCGTTGCGCGATGCGCTGACCGTCGAGGCGGCGCAGCAGGTCACGCGCATGACCAAGCAGAGCGGCAATTTCATGCCCATCGGCGAGATCGTCGACGAGCGCGCGCTGGTCAATTCCATCGTCGCACTGCACGCCACTGGCGGCTCGACCAACCACACGCTGCACATGCCCGCCATTGCTCAAGCTGCGGGTATTCAGCTGACCTGGCAGGACATGGCGGACCTGTCCGAAGTGGTTCCGACCCTGACCCACGTCTACCCGAACGGTAAAGCCGACATCAACCACTTCCAGGCCGCGGGCGGCATGTCGTTCCTGATTCGTGAACTGCTCGAAGCCGGTTATCTGCATGAGGACGTCAATACGGTGATGGGGCGTGGCCTGAGCCGCTATACCCAGGAGCCGTTTCTGGAAGATGGCAAGCTGGTATGGCGTGAAGGGCCGATTGAAAGCCTGGATGAAAACATTCTGCGCCCGGTGGCCAACCCGTTCTCACTGGAAGGTGGTCTGCGTGTCATGGAAGGCAACCTCGGGCGCGGCGTGATGAAAGTCTCTGCCGTAGCGCTTGAGCATCAGGTGGTGCAGGCCCCGGCGAAGGTGTTCCAGGATCAGCAGGATCTGGCCGACGCTTTCAAGGCGGGCGAGCTGGAGTGTGACTTTGTGGCGGTGATGCGTTTTCAGGGGCCGCGCTCCAACGGCATGCCCGAGCTACACAAAATGACACCATTTCTTGGGGTCTTGCAGGACCGTGGTTTCAAGGTCGCGTTAGTGACCGATGGGCGCATGTCGGGCGCGTCAGGCAAGATCCCTGCGGCCATACATGTGTGCCCGGAAGCCTTTGATGGTGGCCCTTTGGCATTGGTTCGGGATGGAGACATCATCCGCGTCGATGGGGTAAAAGGAACATTGCAAGTTCTGGTTGAACCGGCAGAATTGGCCGCCAGAGAACCTGCAATCGGGCACCTGGACAACGGCGTGGGCTGTGGTCGGGAGCTGTTCGGTTTCATGCGCATGGCCTTCAGCTCCGCAGAGCAGGGCGCCAGCGCCTTTACCTCGAATCTGGAGACGCTCAAGTGA
- the gapA gene encoding glyceraldehyde-3-phosphate dehydrogenase, with amino-acid sequence MTLRIAINGFGRIGRNVLRALYTQGYRQDLQVVAINDLGDSEMNAHLLRFDTVHGPFSGTVECDSESLTVNGDRIAVSAIRNPVDLPWKAQNVDVVFECTGLFTDRTKAAAHLTAGARKVIISAPAKGADATIVYGVNHDTLRQSHQIISSASCTTNCLAPVAQVLHRELGIESGLMTTIHAYTNDQNLIDVYHTDPYRARSATQSMIPSKTGAAEAVGLVLPELAGKLTGMAVRVPVINVSLVDLTVQLTREVTADEVNALMKEASQHSKVLGYNTLPLVSHDFNHNPLSSIFDANHTKSSGKLLKVLAWYDNEWAFSNRMLDNCLALHNAE; translated from the coding sequence ATGACTCTTCGTATTGCAATCAATGGTTTTGGCCGCATCGGCCGCAACGTCCTGCGAGCACTGTATACCCAAGGCTACCGGCAAGACCTGCAGGTCGTCGCCATCAACGATCTGGGCGACAGCGAGATGAACGCCCACCTGCTGCGCTTCGACACCGTTCACGGGCCGTTTTCCGGCACGGTCGAGTGTGACAGCGAGAGCCTGACGGTCAATGGTGACCGTATTGCGGTCAGTGCCATTCGCAACCCTGTCGACCTGCCCTGGAAAGCCCAGAACGTTGACGTAGTTTTTGAATGCACCGGGCTGTTCACCGATCGCACCAAAGCCGCTGCGCACCTGACTGCCGGTGCTCGCAAGGTCATTATCTCGGCCCCGGCCAAAGGTGCCGACGCGACCATCGTCTATGGTGTGAACCACGACACCCTGCGCCAGTCGCATCAGATCATTTCCAGCGCATCGTGCACCACCAACTGCCTGGCGCCGGTCGCGCAAGTGCTGCACCGCGAACTGGGTATCGAAAGCGGCCTGATGACCACCATCCATGCCTACACCAACGATCAGAACCTGATCGACGTCTACCACACCGATCCGTACCGCGCACGTTCGGCCACCCAGTCGATGATCCCGAGCAAGACCGGCGCTGCTGAAGCCGTTGGCCTGGTGCTGCCAGAGCTGGCAGGCAAACTGACGGGCATGGCGGTGCGTGTGCCGGTGATCAATGTGTCGCTGGTGGACCTGACTGTGCAACTGACCCGTGAGGTCACTGCTGATGAAGTCAACGCGCTCATGAAGGAAGCCAGCCAGCATTCGAAAGTGCTGGGTTACAACACCTTGCCGCTGGTATCCCACGACTTCAATCACAACCCGCTGTCGTCGATTTTCGACGCCAACCACACCAAATCCAGCGGCAAACTGCTCAAGGTCCTGGCCTGGTACGACAACGAATGGGCGTTCTCCAACCGCATGCTGGATAACTGCCTGGCGCTGCATAACGCGGAATAA